One stretch of Zingiber officinale cultivar Zhangliang chromosome 6B, Zo_v1.1, whole genome shotgun sequence DNA includes these proteins:
- the LOC121991191 gene encoding bidirectional sugar transporter SWEET5-like has translation MIINQSIIRNIIGIIGNVISCGLFLSPMPTYIQIIKSKDVKKFSPIPYLATLLNCLLWFFYGLPIVHPNSLLVITINGIGIAFEVFYLTVFLIYAARQGRLKVMKLLALEMVFMIVVVTSVLLLIHTTTKRSLVVGILCIIFGTCMYASPLVVMKLVIQTKSVEFMPFTLSLASFLNGVCWTSYGFLPFDINLLVPNGLGTLFGLAQLVLYACYFKSTSNKDARVEVELPV, from the exons ATGATTATCAACCAAAGCATCATCCGCAACATCATTGGAATAATAG GCAATGTAATCTCGTGTGGTTTGTTTTTGTCGCCCAT GCCGACGTATATACAAATCATCAAGAGCAAGGATGTGAAGAAGTTTTCGCCAATCCCTTACCTCGCTACATTACTCAATTgcttgctttggtttttctatgGGTTGCCCATTGTCCACCCCAATAGCCTTCTCGTGATCACCATCAATGGCATCGGTATAGCCTTTGAAGTATTCTACCTCACTGTTTTCTTAATCTATGCTGCTCGCCAAGGCCGC TTGAAGGTCATGAAACTATTAGCACTTGAGATGGTGTTCATGATAGTTGTAGTAACTTCAGTGCTTTTGTTGATCCACACGACTACTAAGAGATCCTTAGTTGTGGGTATCCTCTGTATCATCTTTGGAACTTGCATGTATGCCTCCCCTCTTGTTGTGATG AAACTTGTGATTCAAACAAAAAGCGTGGAGTTCATGCCTTTCACACTTTCTCTGGCTAGCTTCCTCAATGGAGTTTGTTGGACTAGCTATGGTTTCCTCCCCTTCGACATTAATCTCCTC GTTCCAAATGGTTTGGGAACTCTCTTTGGTCTTGCCCAACTAGTTCTCTATGCTTGTTATTTCAAGTCCACATCGAATAAGGATGCCAGAGTTGAAGTGGAGCTACCCGTCTAA